The Heterodontus francisci isolate sHetFra1 chromosome 37, sHetFra1.hap1, whole genome shotgun sequence DNA window aggccacttcagagggcagttaagagggaaccgcattgctgtgggtctggagtcacatataggccagactgggtaaaggtGGCACGAAATATACAGTTGGGTTTTTACAGCGATCCAAAAGCTTCATGGTCACATTTACCAATACCTTTAACTCCAATACTTTTATTCCCAGATTTTATTTTAAAAcagaatttaaattctcaaactgccatcctCTTCCTGAACTAAATTTGAAAACAGATtctcttgattattagtccaggccactggattactagtccagcaacataaccactacactaccatatcTTGACAGTAAATATTTTAGTGCTGATTTGAACATGGTTTCTAAGGCTGAGTTAAAGTACTAATCCATCCAAGCTTGGCAATACAATGAGAATAATAGTGCCGCTAGAGACCCAGGCACAAGACTGGAAGGACTCTGATTACAGTTATATAACTATTTTGGACTAACTCTTGAATATGTTCACTGACTGCTTAATTAAACACCAATAGTAACTACACTGATTTTTTTAATGCCTCCAATAGATGAGCTATTTCTGTAACTCAGCAACAATTATGGCACCTACCTCCGCCACAGGCCTGAACGAAGAATAATTTGGGCTTTTCACGCAGTGTTGGGCTGTGTGAACCATCAAAGTAGCTGACAATATGCTGAACTGGCACTGGTTGACCCCCATCCACTCCGAAAATTGCACCAGGAAATTGTCTGTGCTGAGCCTGAGTAAAGAAACACATGTATAACTTTCAACATTACAACAGTAGAGTATGCACCTATGCCCAGGAAATGTGGCTAATGTAGTTGCAACTGCAGTGTGCACCCATACCCAGCTAATGTCAGTTACCGTAAAAAGGATAATTTACACACTAATACTTGTTCTATACTGACTTGTGTTTAGTATACGTAATGATGGGATGAAAATCTTTGGTCCGATAGCTGTCCTGTAAACTGTCATTCTCAGAGAACAGACAAGGAAGGCTGATATGACAGATGTAGAATATCACAGTATTGCAGTAAGGGGTGCCgtctgggataaaaacagaaagtgctggaaatactcagcaggtctggcaacatctgtggagagagatgctgccagacctgctgagtatttccagtactttctattttcatttcagatttccagcatccgtagtattttgcttttattttagggtgccATCTGAGGATGGGACTGAGGTACATTATTGGAATGAGGCAGAGAATCGCTTTACTCTGTAGTTAAGccatgctgtacctgacctggcaGTGCTTGATGCTTCCAGTAAGTGCCTGAAATCGGAAATTATTCCATTCCCAAGTAGAAATACTCTTCAGTTAAATGAGTACAAAGTTTCACTCGAgcatgaaaggaaaaaaaaaaggttcCATATTGAGAAGTAGTCGCCCTTATTCATCAAATAAAGGGATACGCCACACACTACAAATAGTTTATTTCCCCTACCTACTTCTCAGCTAATGCATTTGATTTCTCTGTTTGTAAGCACTCCCACACCATGCACCATTTACCAGTTATGGGAACAAAGCCAGCTCCTTGACAAATGTACATAGGGACATACCATGATGAACTGACCTCTGATTTTTTTTGTACCATCTTAGGCTGGAAGTTTTGACCAGGACAAAGGTCCCCTTCATTCTCTCGACTTAAGCAGAAATTCAGTAACAAGTAGGCAAAAAGCAGCATGCTTTTCCAAAACAGTTATTTGCTATCCATAGCTGCTACAAGttcaagggtggcgcagtggttagcattgcagcctcacagctccagagacccgggttcaattctgggtaatgcctgtgcggagtttgcaagttctccctgtgaccgcgtgggttttcgccgggtgctccggtttcctcccaccgccaaagacttgcaggtgataggtaaattggccattgtaaattgcccctagtgtaggtaggtggtaggaaatatgggattactgtagggttcttGGTCCCTAGTTGCTATTTAACAACCCAAATTGGCCAAAAGCATTTTGCAACTTTATTTCAGTTTAACAACAATAATATCCCTCATGTCAAGATATTAAACTGCTCTTTCCGTATAACACTGTTTGATTTTTAATTCAAACTCTATCTGTCTGTACATCTATTTTCAGTCATTCCAGAAGTTGAAGTCTAACAAATGTCACTGCCAAGCATTTTGCATCAATGAGAAAAATAAGCACAAAAAACCCAACaaatagtggaaatctgaaatgtaataATGCTGGAAACACAGATCTAGTcagcatctgaagagagaaaagaACAATTTTCCCCAAACGTTTACTTGTCCTTACTCTTTGATAGACACTGATGAACctgctgtatttccagcattttcagtcttTGATTCAATTCTCCCAAAAGGCTTGTGTTAGAGTGCACTCTATTGGACCTCGCTTGCATGTCTGTCCTTTGCAGGAATACTAAAGGAACTGTGACCTGCAGGTCTTTagaagatggtggcatagtggtaatgtcactgaactagtaatccagaaacccagacTAATGCccaggggacacagattcagatcccaccacagcagctggtggaaattaaattcagttaattaatcaaaaaagctggaattgaaaactaatctcagtaatggtgtcatgaaactatcatcgattgtaaaaaaaaaacacatctggttcactaatgccctttagggaaggaaatctgctgtccttatctggtctggcctatatgtgactccagacccacagcactgtggttgactctcaactgccctctgaaatggcctcacaagccattcagttgtcaaaggcaattagggatgggcaacaaatgttggccttgccagcaatgcccacatcccatgaaggaatattaAAAAAACACACCACTTCCTCACCAGTGTAGCAGCTCAAAGATCGTGCACAAATTTGTATAATCCACCAAAGGGCAGTACATCATAGGTAGTGGTACAATTATACATTTAGTAAGGTCATTGTTATTATGCAAAAGAAATGTTTCTAAGTCAGGTTCAGCAGGAAACAGAACAGGAAAAACTAGAGCAGAAAAAGAAGTAGAAAGCAAATGGTTGCTAGGTGGCAGTAGAAGTTAAAAccaaagagaaaaacaccaaaacacACAAACAGAAGTCAAACAAGAAAATTGCACCCTTATTGTTTCAGTATTACTGACCCACCAGACTAAATTATGCCATGCAGCTACTGTATCTATTGTTAAGTCAGCATTGTGACTCACCTGACTGCCATGTGAAAGAATAACTACAACACAACAGTCGAAATTCTTATGGTCCTTGTGAGCAAGACTCTTCAGCTCCTCCACCATTACCTGTCAGAGAGAAACATAGAACAGAATGAGGAAACACCAACAATCCATGATGCAACATTTGTTAAAACTAAGACTTTCACAAATCAAGTCACCATGGGGAACATGTAATCATAGTATTGTCATTCAGTTTCGCCTGAGCAAGTGTAAAGTGGTTGGGAGTTAGAGGAGAAAGAAAATCATAAGGCAGCAGGTATCTCTAAGGGCTTGTACCACATACAGTTTCAGGGATGGATAAAGTCATTATATAAAGATTAAACCTTCTGCTATGTCCAACTCCAACTGCTGGTTGGAGAAACTAGGACTAGGgtgtatagtctaaaaattagagccagacatttcatgagtgaaattaggaaacataggatatatgacacagaaacaggccattcagcccaaccagtccctgCTGGCatatatgctccactcaagccccctcccatcttttctcatctaaatctaccattgtaactctctattcccttctccctcacatgcttgtctagcttcctcttaaatgcatctatgctattttcttcaaccactccctgtggtagcaagttgcacattctcaccactctttgggtaaagaactttcttctgcattctctattggatttcttggtgactatcatatTAATAgcttctagttatgctcttccccacaagtggaaacattttctctgtatccactctatcaaaaccttccataattttaaagtcctctatCACATCACTCCCTTAGCCTTCTTTTTCaaaagacccagcctgttcatcctttcctgatatgtacatCCATGCATTTCGGGTATCATccatgtaaatcttctctgcaccctctccagtacctctatatcttttttataatatggtgaccagaactgcatgcagtactctaagtgtagtctaaccaaggttcgatacaggtttagcataatttccccACTTttaaattctatccctctagaaataaagtctaatgcttggtttgcttttttacgaCTTTGCTAACCTGTGACGTGACTTTTGtaccccaagatccctttgttcctctaccccactcgcaccttccaagtaataagtgactccCTATACTTCCTACAAAAATCTATTACCTTAAATTATCTGTGTTGAAggctggtagaagtttgaaacttctcttccacaaatgacaattgatactagatcagttattaattttaaatctgagattgataatttttgttaatcaaaggtattaaggaatatggggaaaagGCATGTATACGGAgacaggtcgcagatcagccatgatctcgttgaatagtGGGACtggtttgaggggctaaatggcctactcctgttcctatgttcgtaTTATGCAGAAGGCTCTGCCATAGGTGTACCTACCTGCTTTTCATAAAAGCCTGGATAAATTCTGGAAGTTAACTGCTAAATTCTAGGAATAGAAATTTTGCATAGTGCATAGGCTGAAGTTAACTCCAATGAAAATATGAGGGATTGTGCAAAGCTCCTGGTGAATTTGGATGGGTAGCTGTAACACTGTGTGCTGTTCATACAGTGGGGGCAATCAGTGCTTCGGTGGCCATGCTTTGAGCACAGTCAATAGTTCTCTTTTTCTGGCTCTTTGGAACAATCATGGTTGGTTCTGAAGTTACAGGTTGCTTGTAATAGACAGAGATACCCTTACACTGTGTTTGATGCAAGGCTGTGATCTGCTTTACAGGCACATTGTGTGCTCTATGACTATAATGACTAGTCAAAGGTTAATAGTTATGTGTGGAAATACTCACTTGTTTGGTCAGATTTCTTTTAACAATAACCTCAAAGTGCAACTCCTGAAAGAGTTTCTGCACATTTTCACAATCGATGTCAGAGCCTGAACGACAATTTAAACCACTGCTTGGATAGAAATCCACATTGTTGATGATCAAACAACAGCCACAAGGATTAGCGTCCATTTTATAAATCTAGAAGTAGGCAAAGTGAAAGGTGAAATCTACAGAAACTGAACACTTGCTGAAAATGGAAATACAATTTTCACTCAATACAGTCTCTTCTTGATAATTCAATGTCCTTTTCTTTGCACTAAAAATGTAAACAATCTAATAACTTGAACAGGATGACCTGTTTCTGTCATGTAAGTTCTATGTAAATAACACAGTGAAATTTGGTGATTAAAAACAGAATTATGAGATAAATTAAGCACTTTTGAATTAACTGCATCAGTGCACAATTTTATTGTTTTAATAATGTCTTTCTCTGGGAGTGGTAAATCAAAGTGATGGATATCAGTGATAAAGAATGGAACACTCTGTTAGTCAAGATCTCTCAGCAGATACATGGAAATGCTTCTCTGCTCTAACAATGTACTCTAACTTTAGCATCAGACAATCAGCACTTACTGTATCAGTGGTAATTTTTCAACTTTCAACAAACTATATCCATTTAACTACTCTAAGGAGAAGCACTAATTCATAACCAAATAGCAGAAACTTGTACTGTAAACCTATGTACACTACGTGCTGCATTAAGAATAACTAATTTATTCCATACATGAACCTTAAGAGCAGACAGACTGGTTCCATGAAATTAAAATCAATAGAATCTCATGTCCCAGGCTAAAAGACTAATGTAGTTATCAACCAGTCCTCATTTTAAATCTTAATAAAGTATCAATTCCATCCATGTATGGTCACTATGTTGGTATGGGTTTATACATACAAACATCTGCAAAACTAGCACAAATTGAATTTGGGACTGAATTATCCCCCGTACCAATCATTATCCTAAACTGAACAAGCAAACAGCTTGTACAGGTACTGTGTTACAAACACTCACCATGTCATCATGTTGTCTTTCTGTAATTGTTTTTCTTGGAACTATGAAATCAGTATCCGAACCTGAAACACAAGGACACAAAATCGTAATGCATCTTCCTCCATATAAAAAATTTCATCTAAGTCACTTACAGCTGCATTTTCAAACTCCTAACTGCCCAACACTTTGGCCTTCCAATCGCCACAATACTTCTACAGTGTCAACCTGCTTGATACTCTCTCCCCTTTACCTTTTGATGTCCTTATTCCAAGTAAAATCTTTACTTTCTTATCCTGATCACTCCTCCAGTTCAGCCCCATCTTTGTTCTCTCAAGTCCAAGGGATACAGACGAGAGCAAATCTGATGCACAACTAGTTTATGcatccatcaccagatctggctgcaAGTACAATCAGGCTTCATTCTCCTCTGAAAAATATGCCCACTacttcaggatgatcctggagagCCAAGATAACCTCCAGTTATGTTTcttaaccatcttcttaaacctcaTTCCCCCATCCCTTCCAGCCACACCTCCACGTTTATGGAGCGTATAGATTTTGCCACTATGTTCAGCTACCTCCCTTACCTTCACCCACCAAGCAAAATCTCTCCCCTCAGGCTCTCCTTCCCTGACCTTGATCATGTTTCATTCTCCAGTTTGTGTCCTATTTCCCCTCATGCACTATCCAAGCTCACCTGGTCCATGAAACCCATCTTCTACTCTCTTGACCACATTCCCGCTAAATAGCTGACCATTCAACTGCCCTTCCTCTCCACGGGTACCACATCCCTCCCTTTCAAAACTGGCTCAAAAAATACCCCTCAATCCTTAGGTCCTCAAACAACCACCCAGCCTCCAAATTCCCATTTCCTCTCCCAAGTCCTTGAATTTGTTGCTTCTGAAATTTGTGCTCATCTTTCCTGCaaatttgaatctctccaatcaggtttccaccctgaaACAGCCCAAACCAGAGTCACAAgagacatcctctgtgactgcaaCCCTGGTGCATTTTTCTTCTCAACCACATCAGCCCTCGAGACGGTCCTCATACTATCCTCTTCCAAACCCTCTCCTCTCTTGTGCAACTCAGTAGAATTGCCCTCTTTTGGCTTCATTCTTACCTGTTTGATGGGAGCCAGAGCATCTTTCTCAATGTATTTTCTTTGCACCTACCCATCACCATTGTCTCTGGGTCTATCCTTGACCCACTCCTTTTCCTCATCTACAGCTACATGTTGTCCCTTAGAGACACAATTTGGACATTAGCTTCCATATGTACATTaacagcacccagctctacctcttaaccacctctctcgaccctttCATTGCCTCTGTACTGTCAGACTGCTTTACTGACATCCAGTCTTTGTTGAATTTTCctcattaaatattgggaaaatatttgctccctgtgctcagtgacctacattggctctcagtcaagcaacatctcgattttaaaattctcacccttgttttcaaatccttccaaggcctcaactctccctatctctgtaatctcctccatgcccACAACCCTCCCAAGATACCTGCACTCATCTATTCTGGCCTCAAgtatcctgattttaattgctccaccattggtggccgtgcctttagctgcctaggccctaagctccggaattacctctctacctcgctttcctccttcaagacacacctacttttttaaccaagcttttggtcatctgacttgatatctccttatctggctcagtgtcacaatgctcctgtgaagcaccttgggatgttttgttacattaaaagtgctatataaacgtGTTGTTGTTGAAAAACAAAGCCATTGTTTTGATCACAACCACAAACTCCAGACCCTTGCCAATGATTCCATTCCCTAATCTGGCTAGTATCCCAGGCTAAGCtatactgttcacaacctcggcatCCTATTTGATCCCAAGTTGAGTTTCCGATATATCCTCTCTGtcgcaaagactgcctacttccacctctgaaagattgcccatctctgcccctgTTGAAGTCCATCTGCTGAAGAAATTTACATCCATCCCTTTGTCTAGAATTGTCTGTTCTAATTCTGTCCTGGACAGCCCTTCCATCTTCCACACTctgtaaacatcagctcatccaaatctctgcttatCCTATTCTATCCCACACCATGTCCTGCTGACTTATCACCATTGTTCTTACTATCCTGCTTTGGCTCCCAGTCCCTTAAATCCTAAAATCTTAACATTCTCATGTTTAAATTCTTTCATAGCCTGGACCCTCCCTACCCATTTAAACTTCTTCAGTCCTAGAAGCCTCACCCCCAGAACTCCGTTCCTCCAACTCCAGCAGCTTGAGCATCCCTCCTCCCAACCCCCTCACTGCCCTACCATTGGCGGCCCCACACTCTGGaatcccctctgcctctccatccCACCCAAGGCTTTCCTTAAAAGTcacttctttaaccaagctttttctCATTCCTCCTAATAGCACCTCTTCTGGTTCAATGTCCATTTTTGCCTAATTACACCTCTGTGAAACactgggatgtttttctatgttatatATTTCTATATTGCAGGTTGTTGTTGCAGTCACTAGACACAAATCTTTCATCAGATCCTGCTTGTACCGACCCTGGATTTCTATAAATGAAGCTGATTTACACTTTACTCCTCAGGCCACTTTTTATAAAGCGTAAGTTTAAAATAAAGTAGTTTCAAAGATGAGAAATATTAAACACAAATATCCAGGCTGTAGAGTGCTTTGGAACACCCTTAGGTTGTCAAAGGTGCTAaaaaaaaatgcaagtctttctttatgtcaGATCTCACAGTGCCATGTATTGAAAAACAAACCAGTTTGAAAGTGTACACTTCATAGCCCGAATGAACTGATTTatttaacattcgcgccacacaagtaccaggcaatgaccatcttcaacaagagagaatctaaccatctccccttgacattcaatggtgttacaatcactgaatccccctctaacatcctggggggttaccattgaccagaaaatgaactggagtagccatataaataccgcagctgcaagagcaggtcagaggctaggaatcctgcggtaactcacctcctgactccccaaaccctgtccaccatctacaaagcacaagtcaggagtgtgatggaatactcgccacttgcctggatgggtgcatctccaacaacactcaagaagatcaacaccatccaggacaaagcagcccacttgattggcaccccatccacaaatattcgctccctccaccactgacgcacagtggcagcagtgtgtaccatctacaagatgtactgcagccacgaaccaaggcttcttcgacagcaccttccaaacccacgacctctaccacctggaaggacaagggcagcagatgcatgagaacaccaccacctacaagttgccctccaagccacacaccgtcctgacttagaactataattgctgttccttcactgtcgctgggttaaaattctggaactcccttcctaacagcactgtgagtgtacctaccccacatggactgcagtggttcaagaaggcagctcaccaccgccttctcacgagcaattagggatggacaataaatgctggcctggccagcgacgcacacatcccatgaacaaataaaaaaaaattatagcaAAAAACAATGCTCACGTTCAATTACAGGGAATCGGGAACAAAACCAGTGTAGTCCCACTCTTCCTCATCTTTCATTCCCAGTGTTTCTTTGATATATCCCAGTTTCACTGCCTTATCTGTTCCTCAGTGTCTGAACCACTTGCTAAATCAGAACCTCCCTTGGGTTTGCTGTACCATTTTGCGCACCATTCGAGCCTGTTAACCATTAGTCACCATTTTAATTCTTTCTATATGCTTCCCAATGGGAGGAAAGGCCAACTGTTCAACACCTGCCTAAACATAATGGCTGAGATTCTTAGTGACACCTCAGTACTTACAAACTGGTCCTGAATTAGCCACTAAATAGTAGCCAGAACAGAGTTAAAGTAAATCCATATTGCAAGCAGCTTCTTAACAAACACAACTAGATTCTCATAGATTCCTTACGTACATTGGACTGGTTGAGAAGTCTGGGTCACCGGCTGTAAAGGTTTAACAGAGGTGGAAGAGCTGGCTTGGTTGGAGAGCCCCTCTCGCAGTAAGTCGACAAGCTCATGTTGCCTGGTTTTCTCCAGACTCTCCAAAAATGCAGGAAATGCTTCTGACCCCCGAGTCTGCAAATCAGTTATCAATTGACGGGCTTGGTCCCTGCGTGTGCCCGAATTCTACAGTCAAAGAAAATGCTGTGAACTACATTTTGACTATCATTTAAATACTGTaatatcaaactaagcaatatttgTACATAGTCACAATGTTAGCTAGCATTTGGTTTATTTAAATGCCTAATCTTCCAGAATTCCATCATGAGATGGCCAAACAGAGACCAAAGACAGATTTCAGACAGAAATAAGGAATAGTTAAATCTCACGCAAATCTTCAACGCATGCACAGTCCAGCTTACAACAGCCAATATAAACATTCAGATTCTACAGTTCCTATGCTGAATAGTGGCTGGCTAGGTCTCAAacattccctcactctccctcttgttCTCCTGTTTTCTTGGACGTATCCTGTCACAATATGTCCCCACCCACAAACATGCAGTTTTGACTGTGGACACCTAATTTGCTCTTCCCCAAAGTATAGTTGTGACACCTCATTATTGTCACAGTTGAGATTAACTGATCGCACAGAGCAGGGATTAAAAACACAAACTTTGGAGGGTTTATTTTGGCTCAGTCCCAAAACATGCAATATATTTCCCCGTGAAATCGAGTTGAGCACTTATTTTCTACAAGAGTATAAATATGATTTGAAACCTATTTAAACATGTAGGGCTAGTTTCATTTTCAACCCTTAGGCATTTTGCATTATCAAAGATGGCACAAAAACACAAAAGGATTATACAATCGTGAGAGGCTTTAATATTGTCTCCTTGTTGGTTTCAGAGTCATGGAGTCAATTTTAAGAGATATGGAAAGTAGCTTGAGGATGGAGGGCAGGACTGTAGGCACAAGAAAACAGCTTCATCTAGTGCTTACATATAAAATAGTAAACATAGACAAGAGAAAAGGAAAGAAACAAGGCAAGCCGACAGAAGTTATTAAAACATTTTATTCAAACTGACTTGATTTTCTTAAATTATTTTGTTGCACAGTATCAATTGCAGTGCTTCATATTTGACACACCACAGTAGCAATTAATATGAACAGTTAATACACAAAGTATTTAACTATAAGATCCAAATAGGAATGGTTCACCAACTATTTTAACTGTAACTGTATATCAAAACAGGTAAATCTTAAAGCAAAGTAACTCATGCTATTATGTAGTTTACACATTTGGCTAACATTTGTTATACTTCTTACAGTTGTCATATTAATTGCAATATTATATATAAAATAAATTTCTTTTGATGACATTCTGGGATTCCACAAGTGCTAGCTGACTACAGGTACCCCACTTGCCCAAGGACCCCAGATACGTACTGGGATATTCAACCGTGTACAGCATCACAGTCGAGCCCACTTACTCTCCCGGCCAGCGTCTGCCCTAATGCCTGTGACGCTATGAACCCCAGCGAGACCTGGAGCATTTGGCTGGAAGAAGAGACTTCAAAGAAATACTGACTGACTCCGTTTGTTCCCCATCACACCTTGACTTCCTCTATCATGTCCTCAGTGAAAATTCCTTTCTCCACCAGAAAATCATAAAGAAGTTCGGGACGCAGCTTTGTCACCAGCTTCAGGCGATATCTCTGCAGAAGTTTTCTCTGACACTCGTTCATCTTGATACAGATCCACAGCAGCGAGAAACATAATTAACAACTCGATCCCCGACCCACATAAGATGGTGGCCAATCGCTTCCGGGTCCCGCTTGAGTCAGGCTTTGCTGGAGCCAGTTCCCCAAAGTAGGCCTGAGAGGAGAAAGAGGGCAACATGAGGTAAACTGAGGATATGGGGATGAGTGGAAAATAATATTGGCATACAAATCAACTTATAACAACTTACAAAGAGCTTACAACTCAATAAACAACTCTGAATATAAGCCTGACCAAGAGCATTGCTTTATAAGGGGAAAACCATTCTGCTCATTTTAACTAATTTATGCAGAACAATCCTACATTCTTCCCACTGCTGCATCTAGTTGCCTCTTACATTAttccagggtttctgcctccaacactcggttctgtgagaataagaaatactgaaatgttgtttctacagcttgtggaaaattaccgagaagtcatttctacacaacataatgaaatcactgaaaaagagaactgataagggtatgtaagtaaagaccttgagacagtacagcagttaaaaattgtgcttaggcagagaaaagagaaacagcaagagttagaacaaaggatgtagtgaataagaaactgccccactaagataaaggctgacagctgcaagttaaaacacacaatggagagccaaataaggtaaaacaacaacaagagttaggggctagaaagttagagtagggggagaagtaaacagaggaggagactgtagcaactataggataggttagtgtcataatatgttataaccaataatgtaaactaaaggcgtggaaaaatggatttgtattgtataaacatgaactgagtatgttgatcggtgtgcctgcttgtaggacacccgatcttgcaagaacgttaaataaacttacttcttcagagtttgacttggtgtaaattattattaagtgggctacgtttctcacagctCCAAGTGTTGATCTCGCTCTGCATGAAGAATTACCTTCTTATATCAGTCCTAAAAaaggaaaggcttgcatttatagctttacacccaatgaagtacttttgaagtgtagtcactgttttaatgtaggaaatgcagctgccaatttgcgcatagcaagctcccataaatagcTATGTGACAACATATGAATAAGGagcagagtaggccactcggtcccccgagcctgctccgccattcaagaagttcatggctgaactgattactccacattcccacctacccctgataatctttcacccccttgcttatcaagaatctatctacttccgccttaaaaatatttaaagactgcttccaccgccttttgaggaaaagagttccaaagactcacgaccctctgagagaaaaaattctcatccctgtcttaaatgggcagccccttatttttaaacagtgacccctagttctagattctcccacaagaagaacatcctttccacatccaccctgtcaagacccctcaggatcttatttgtttcaatcaagtc harbors:
- the casp9 gene encoding caspase-9, translating into MNECQRKLLQRYRLKLVTKLRPELLYDFLVEKGIFTEDMIEEVKNSGTRRDQARQLITDLQTRGSEAFPAFLESLEKTRQHELVDLLREGLSNQASSSTSVKPLQPVTQTSQPVQCSDTDFIVPRKTITERQHDDMIYKMDANPCGCCLIINNVDFYPSSGLNCRSGSDIDCENVQKLFQELHFEVIVKRNLTKQVMVEELKSLAHKDHKNFDCCVVVILSHGSQAQHRQFPGAIFGVDGGQPVPVQHIVSYFDGSHSPTLREKPKLFFVQACGGDLKDTGFKTAEEVDSALEIPNDTVSLQTDATPCRADEPDAVSSLPTSSDILVSYSTFPGYVSWRDKKEGSWYMKALVHVFSNYAHSDDLQTLLTRVTRTISENEEAKGVYKQIPGSFNFLRKHFYFFNKEKK